A single window of Candidatus Thermoplasmatota archaeon DNA harbors:
- a CDS encoding HAD family phosphatase → MRPRFEAVLFDMDGTLVDRHSSWEWVHHSLGIDNEGVLQAFLRGEFDEVEFVRRDLARWKQAGLGHRRELEATLAKLALIDGAKELVAELSRRGTKTAIVSGGLDILAKRVCEETGIGAYLANGVLFDHDGRLLDDGFVNVPVLDKGRPIPRLLADLGATPGRCAAVGNSSQDVPMFRAAGFGVAFNPSDDDVRKAADVVVEEKDLRLLIPILT, encoded by the coding sequence ATGAGACCCCGCTTCGAGGCCGTTCTCTTCGACATGGACGGCACGCTCGTGGACCGCCACTCGAGCTGGGAATGGGTGCACCACAGCCTCGGGATCGACAACGAGGGGGTGCTGCAGGCGTTCCTGCGGGGCGAGTTCGACGAGGTGGAGTTCGTCCGGCGCGACCTCGCCCGCTGGAAGCAGGCGGGGCTCGGGCACCGGCGCGAGCTTGAGGCCACGCTCGCGAAGCTTGCGCTCATCGACGGCGCGAAGGAACTCGTCGCCGAGCTGTCGCGCCGCGGCACGAAGACGGCCATCGTCTCGGGCGGCCTCGACATCCTGGCCAAGCGCGTGTGCGAGGAGACCGGCATCGGCGCCTACCTTGCAAACGGCGTCCTTTTCGACCACGACGGGCGGCTGCTCGACGACGGGTTCGTGAACGTGCCGGTCCTCGACAAGGGCCGGCCCATCCCCCGTCTCCTCGCGGATCTGGGCGCAACGCCCGGCCGATGCGCGGCCGTGGGCAACAGCAGCCAGGATGTCCCCATGTTCCGCGCGGCGGGCTTTGGCGTCGCCTTCAACCCGAGCGACGACGACGTCCGCAAGGCGGCCGACGTGGTGGTGGAGGAGAAGGACTTGCGCCTGCTCATCCCGATCCTGACGTGA